A section of the Chitinophagaceae bacterium genome encodes:
- a CDS encoding SDR family oxidoreductase, translating to MKVENKIVWLTGASSGIGEALAYRLSEKGAYIIISARRVAELERVKSQCKYPEKVRVLPLDLEDTTSLENKTKEASVFFGDIDVLINNSGIAQRSFIHNTNPLVDRKIMEINYFGAIMLTKFLLPQMRTRKNGQNVIISSVLGKISAPGSSAYAASKHALHGYYDALRYEESENNIKVTIICPGYINTPISYSALNADGSQFNKMSKPQQFGMKSDVCAKKIVEAIECEKEEVFIGGFQERVALYMKRFFPKMLSQTMKRLTKKMKMQ from the coding sequence ATGAAAGTAGAAAATAAAATAGTGTGGCTTACGGGGGCTTCTTCGGGAATAGGAGAGGCATTAGCGTACAGATTATCCGAAAAAGGTGCGTATATAATCATATCTGCAAGGAGAGTAGCGGAATTAGAGAGAGTAAAATCACAATGTAAATACCCTGAAAAAGTGCGTGTCTTACCTTTAGATTTGGAAGATACTACTTCTTTGGAAAATAAAACGAAGGAAGCATCTGTTTTTTTTGGGGATATAGACGTTCTCATCAATAATAGTGGCATAGCACAGCGTTCATTTATACATAATACAAATCCTTTGGTGGATAGAAAAATAATGGAAATAAATTATTTCGGTGCTATTATGCTTACCAAGTTTCTTTTGCCTCAAATGAGAACTCGAAAAAACGGTCAAAACGTAATAATATCCAGTGTTTTGGGAAAGATTTCTGCACCAGGGTCTTCTGCTTATGCCGCATCCAAACATGCTTTACATGGGTATTATGATGCTTTGCGATATGAAGAATCTGAAAACAATATAAAAGTAACTATAATATGTCCAGGATATATAAATACTCCTATTTCTTACAGTGCTTTGAATGCAGATGGCTCTCAGTTTAATAAAATGAGTAAACCGCAACAATTTGGAATGAAGTCAGATGTATGTGCAAAAAAAATAGTAGAAGCGATAGAATGTGAAAAAGAAGAAGTATTTATAGGTGGTTTTCAAGAGAGGGTTGCTTTATATATGAAAAGATTTTTTCCAAAAATGCTTTCTCAAACTATGAAACGACTCACAAAAAAAATGAAAATGCAATAA
- a CDS encoding DEAD/DEAH box helicase family protein, whose amino-acid sequence MAELHEQIKNAIEFGTPKPEIPEYVSSNLKYPFFDWQKEAFQYLLLNEKRTEGKNEPTHLMFNMATGTGKTLLMAACILHYYNKGYRKFIFFVNQKNIIYKTENNFIDSNHNKYLFADKIVIDDETINIKKVETFSKSNEGIEIKLTTIQQLYNDIHIQKENQVLLDDLIKKDIVMLADEAHHLNTDTMKAQGKLDLHLELNDNASVIEIEKKGWEHTVIELLLNKKGKKENKNVLLEFTATIPEIQSVKEKYAPKIIYKFVLKDFVSKGYTKEINLLSSSLEKRERILLALIFSWYRHKIALKNNLSNWKPVILFRSKTIEESKIDFEEFLVMVKNLKVSDFDFLKNIEDKFTEAQGLFLGLYEQGKSRVIDLITFIKNQGINKFEIITFIKDNFSERNCIITNSKTNKAKTKENIDEDTDKLLNNLEDKDNHIRAIFTVNKLTEGWDVLNLFDIVRLYSGRDEGKDSKGNRKAGSATISEIQLIGRGVRYYPFPYQDKIKNKRKFDENLGNEMRVMEELYYHSDSDHRYIDELKRELKNKGLIDDERVEKKFNVKRDFAESPFFKNVKIWKNEQIENPERKQKTLDYLKENLELKFDLESLGIREQEMDFDKEDSDTERLNINDVNKKTITKTIKEFEKHIFYKAVHIKSKKQASLLRFESLQQEIDIASMEDFRTKLIGDLTIKLVTVKSSVDEITNKEKLEILLKALDIIFAALKQHINPHKGTEFEAYSLADLFGEEIRKNVKNDEESQRLENELKNQDWYVVDQFYGTSEEKGLIEFIKGTIINLQEKYEEVYLLRNERQYKIFEFNTGQGFQPDFILFLKDEKNLYYQLFIEPKGDNLLQKDEWKNDFLKKITEKYSVNNILRIEGKEYNLIGLPLFNKKNNGEFEKEYNKLIDSMKLFTIKI is encoded by the coding sequence ATGGCAGAATTACACGAACAAATAAAAAACGCCATAGAGTTTGGCACTCCAAAACCTGAAATACCTGAATATGTTTCAAGTAATTTAAAATACCCATTTTTTGACTGGCAAAAAGAAGCTTTTCAATATCTTTTACTTAATGAAAAAAGAACAGAAGGTAAAAATGAACCTACTCACTTGATGTTTAATATGGCGACGGGTACGGGTAAGACCCTGCTTATGGCAGCTTGTATTTTACATTATTATAATAAAGGATACCGAAAGTTTATCTTTTTTGTGAATCAAAAAAACATTATCTATAAAACGGAAAATAACTTTATTGATAGTAATCACAATAAATATCTCTTTGCAGATAAGATTGTGATTGATGACGAAACTATAAATATAAAAAAAGTTGAAACTTTCTCAAAGAGTAATGAAGGGATTGAAATAAAGCTCACTACCATACAACAGCTTTATAATGATATTCATATTCAAAAAGAAAATCAGGTATTGTTAGATGACTTAATTAAAAAGGATATAGTAATGCTGGCTGACGAAGCCCATCACTTGAATACCGATACAATGAAAGCACAAGGAAAATTAGATTTACACTTAGAACTAAACGACAATGCAAGTGTAATAGAAATTGAAAAGAAAGGTTGGGAGCATACTGTTATTGAATTACTTCTGAATAAGAAAGGTAAAAAAGAAAATAAAAATGTACTTTTGGAATTTACTGCCACTATTCCTGAAATTCAAAGTGTAAAAGAAAAGTACGCCCCTAAAATTATATATAAATTTGTATTAAAAGACTTTGTATCGAAGGGATACACCAAAGAAATCAATCTTCTCTCTTCTTCTTTAGAAAAAAGAGAACGTATTTTGCTAGCCCTTATTTTTAGCTGGTACAGGCACAAAATTGCTCTTAAAAATAATTTATCAAACTGGAAACCGGTAATACTTTTTAGAAGCAAGACCATTGAAGAATCAAAGATTGACTTTGAAGAGTTTTTGGTAATGGTAAAAAATCTTAAAGTATCTGACTTTGATTTTTTAAAGAATATTGAAGATAAATTTACTGAAGCGCAAGGTTTATTCCTTGGATTATACGAGCAAGGAAAATCTAGAGTTATAGATTTGATTACATTTATTAAAAATCAAGGAATCAATAAATTTGAAATAATAACCTTTATCAAAGATAACTTTTCAGAAAGAAACTGTATCATTACAAACTCTAAAACAAACAAAGCAAAAACAAAGGAAAATATTGATGAGGATACTGATAAACTTCTAAATAACCTTGAAGATAAAGATAATCATATACGAGCAATCTTTACCGTAAACAAACTAACTGAAGGTTGGGATGTTTTGAACCTTTTTGATATTGTGCGGCTCTATTCAGGACGAGATGAAGGAAAAGATAGCAAAGGAAACAGAAAAGCAGGAAGTGCTACTATCTCTGAAATTCAGTTGATTGGACGGGGTGTACGATACTATCCATTTCCATATCAAGACAAAATAAAGAACAAGAGAAAGTTTGATGAAAATCTTGGTAATGAAATGCGAGTGATGGAGGAACTTTATTATCATAGCGATTCAGATCATAGGTATATAGACGAATTGAAACGAGAATTGAAGAATAAGGGTTTGATAGATGATGAAAGGGTTGAAAAGAAATTCAATGTTAAACGAGATTTTGCAGAAAGTCCCTTCTTTAAGAATGTAAAAATTTGGAAGAACGAGCAGATTGAAAATCCTGAAAGAAAGCAAAAGACCTTAGACTATTTGAAAGAAAATCTAGAGCTTAAGTTTGATTTAGAAAGTCTTGGAATCAGAGAGCAAGAAATGGACTTTGATAAAGAAGACTCTGATACAGAAAGATTAAATATCAATGATGTAAACAAAAAAACTATTACTAAAACAATCAAAGAATTTGAAAAACATATCTTTTATAAAGCAGTACATATAAAATCTAAAAAGCAAGCTTCACTTTTGAGATTTGAATCTTTACAACAAGAAATTGATATTGCATCAATGGAAGATTTTAGAACAAAGTTAATCGGAGACCTTACAATTAAATTAGTAACTGTAAAGTCTAGCGTTGATGAAATTACAAACAAGGAAAAATTAGAAATACTTCTAAAAGCTTTAGATATAATATTTGCTGCGCTTAAACAACATATTAATCCGCATAAGGGTACAGAATTTGAAGCATACAGCTTGGCTGATTTATTTGGTGAAGAAATACGCAAGAATGTCAAAAACGATGAAGAAAGTCAAAGATTAGAAAATGAATTGAAAAATCAAGATTGGTATGTAGTAGACCAGTTTTATGGCACGAGCGAAGAAAAAGGATTGATTGAATTTATAAAAGGTACAATTATCAATTTACAAGAAAAATACGAAGAAGTGTATCTTTTAAGAAATGAAAGACAGTATAAAATCTTTGAATTTAATACAGGGCAAGGTTTTCAGCCCGACTTTATATTATTCTTGAAGGATGAGAAAAACTTATACTATCAATTATTTATCGAACCTAAAGGAGATAATCTTTTACAAAAAGATGAATGGAAAAATGATTTTCTCAAGAAAATTACAGAAAAGTACTCAGTAAATAATATATTAAGAATCGAGGGTAAAGAATATAATCTGATTGGGCTACCACTGTTTAATAAAAAGAATAATGGAGAGTTTGAGAAAGAGTACAATAAGCTCATCGATTCGATGAAATTGTTCACGATTAAGATTTGA
- the tilS gene encoding tRNA lysidine(34) synthetase TilS: MFLEKKIDAFIQKYSLLQKNEKALLAVSGGVDSMTMTHLFHKLGYNFGIAHCNYQLRGASADEDELLVKKTAEKYNVPFHSIRFDTKKIASQKKESIQMAARELRYNFFHTLILSNSYDKIVTAHILEDVLETIFLNITHGTGFMGMLGIKPIQERIIRPLLWIDKETLQKYAVENNIQWNEDASNSEQYYQRNKIRAVVIPLLKSINPGIHFTLPNTLERIWDTGKWFIHQRNLLEKESTYIRDEYIYLKLHFFHNENKVFLYEVLKKYTSLNYSLFLNIWKSTCKKNVGKIFKTSEYEICLDREQIIIKKIKKNEIPIPISIQSEDTIVEDSHFLLYCSSYKKDNNSFIQNADKNIAFFDYDTLIFPLQVRKWKKGDKWKPLGMNGHKKVSDVLIDKKIPLSQKSDVYVVLSEKTIIWVMGIQISNSYKVNTDTKNILQIQYVEKNKKNF, encoded by the coding sequence ATGTTTTTAGAAAAAAAAATAGATGCGTTTATACAAAAATATTCTTTACTTCAAAAAAATGAAAAAGCCCTTTTAGCCGTGAGCGGAGGTGTAGATTCTATGACTATGACCCACCTATTTCATAAACTTGGGTATAATTTTGGAATAGCACATTGCAACTACCAACTCAGAGGAGCTTCAGCAGATGAAGATGAATTATTAGTCAAGAAAACCGCAGAAAAATACAATGTCCCTTTTCACAGTATAAGGTTTGACACAAAAAAAATAGCATCTCAAAAAAAAGAATCTATTCAAATGGCAGCAAGAGAACTGAGATATAATTTTTTTCATACACTCATACTTTCCAATAGCTATGATAAAATTGTTACCGCTCATATTTTAGAAGATGTACTGGAAACAATTTTTTTGAATATCACCCACGGAACAGGATTTATGGGAATGCTCGGAATAAAACCCATACAAGAACGTATAATACGCCCTCTCCTTTGGATTGATAAAGAGACACTACAAAAATATGCAGTAGAAAATAATATACAATGGAATGAAGACGCCTCTAATTCAGAGCAATACTACCAAAGAAATAAAATAAGAGCAGTAGTTATTCCATTACTCAAGAGTATAAATCCAGGTATCCATTTTACACTTCCAAATACATTAGAAAGAATATGGGATACAGGAAAATGGTTTATCCACCAACGGAATCTATTAGAAAAGGAATCCACATATATTCGGGATGAATATATATATTTAAAACTTCATTTTTTTCATAACGAAAATAAAGTTTTTTTATACGAAGTTTTAAAAAAATATACATCCTTAAACTACTCTCTTTTTTTAAATATATGGAAAAGTACCTGTAAAAAAAATGTCGGTAAAATATTTAAAACATCCGAATATGAAATATGCTTAGATAGAGAACAAATAATTATCAAAAAAATAAAAAAAAATGAAATACCCATTCCTATTTCTATTCAATCCGAAGATACAATAGTGGAAGATTCCCATTTTTTACTATATTGTAGTTCTTATAAAAAAGATAATAATTCTTTTATTCAAAATGCAGACAAAAATATCGCCTTCTTTGATTATGATACATTAATTTTCCCCTTACAAGTAAGAAAATGGAAAAAAGGAGATAAATGGAAACCATTAGGAATGAATGGACATAAGAAGGTAAGCGATGTATTGATAGATAAAAAAATACCTCTTTCCCAAAAATCAGATGTATACGTTGTCCTCTCTGAAAAAACTATTATATGGGTAATGGGCATACAAATAAGTAATTCTTATAAAGTAAATACAGACACAAAAAATATTTTACAAATACAATATGTGGAAAAAAATAAAAAAAATTTTTGA
- a CDS encoding MFS transporter, whose protein sequence is MPISINKNNSIIQVIGASSLGTLIEWYDFYIFGSLSGIISKHLFPDDSGVSALISTLAIFAAGFIVRPFGALFFGRLGDIVGRKHTFLLTLILMGGSTFFIGCIPSYSQIGYAAPIIALILRLIQGLALGGEYGGAATYIAEYAPLGKRGFYTSWIQTTATLGLFLSLGIIVFTRSTLGELTFYEWGWRIPFLISILLVIVSVYIRLKMNESPLFSKLKSEGKISTNPLKESFQNKMNFKMVLLALFGATMGQGVIWYTGQFYAQSFLENTVLLEFNEVRYIMIWAILLGTPFFILFGSWSDRVGRKWIMLSGMLLGIISYRSIYQTFLDKTDFASFQSTTLVSSTQPILKKIPLKGTTDSILITSLSKTLSDGSTFKEIKKDTLYSNAKIQMNPSIPICTDKTLSQSTFIWFVFLVFIQIIFVTMVYGPIAAFLVELFPTQIRYTSMSLPYHIGNGVFGGLVPFIATLIVSYPGADKLSGLWYPIGVACLSLIIGTLYINNNNKKYE, encoded by the coding sequence ATGCCTATATCAATCAATAAAAACAACAGTATAATACAAGTAATAGGAGCATCTTCTTTAGGTACTCTTATAGAATGGTATGATTTTTATATCTTTGGAAGTTTATCGGGGATAATAAGTAAGCATCTTTTTCCTGATGATTCGGGAGTTTCTGCTCTGATAAGTACTTTGGCAATTTTTGCAGCGGGCTTTATTGTGCGTCCATTTGGAGCTTTATTCTTTGGGAGATTAGGAGATATAGTGGGTAGGAAGCATACTTTTCTACTTACTTTAATCCTTATGGGAGGATCTACTTTTTTTATAGGGTGTATTCCATCATATTCTCAGATAGGGTATGCTGCTCCCATAATTGCTCTCATTCTACGGCTTATTCAAGGTTTAGCATTGGGTGGAGAGTATGGTGGAGCGGCTACATACATAGCAGAGTATGCGCCCTTAGGAAAAAGAGGATTCTATACCAGTTGGATACAAACTACCGCTACTTTAGGGCTTTTTCTTTCTTTAGGCATTATAGTATTTACCCGAAGTACCTTGGGAGAACTTACATTTTATGAATGGGGATGGAGAATTCCATTTCTTATTTCTATCCTTTTGGTCATCGTTTCTGTTTATATCCGTCTCAAAATGAACGAGTCCCCTCTTTTCTCGAAATTAAAATCGGAAGGAAAAATTTCTACCAATCCTCTCAAAGAAAGTTTTCAAAATAAAATGAATTTTAAAATGGTACTCCTCGCTCTATTCGGGGCTACTATGGGGCAAGGAGTTATTTGGTATACGGGTCAATTTTACGCACAGTCGTTTTTAGAAAATACTGTCCTCTTAGAGTTCAACGAGGTGCGTTATATAATGATCTGGGCTATTCTTTTGGGAACTCCCTTTTTTATTCTCTTCGGGAGCTGGAGTGATAGGGTAGGACGTAAATGGATTATGCTATCCGGAATGTTGTTGGGCATTATTTCCTATCGGAGTATATACCAAACCTTTTTAGACAAAACAGATTTCGCATCGTTTCAAAGCACAACCCTTGTTTCCTCAACACAACCCATTCTAAAAAAAATTCCTCTGAAAGGAACAACAGATTCAATCCTCATAACCTCTCTCTCAAAAACTCTTTCTGACGGATCTACTTTTAAAGAAATAAAAAAAGACACACTCTATTCCAATGCAAAAATACAGATGAACCCCTCTATACCTATTTGTACAGACAAAACCCTGTCTCAATCCACCTTTATATGGTTTGTATTTTTAGTATTTATACAGATTATTTTTGTAACAATGGTGTATGGACCCATAGCTGCATTTTTGGTAGAACTATTCCCGACGCAGATTAGATACACCTCTATGTCCCTCCCATATCATATAGGAAACGGTGTCTTTGGAGGATTGGTACCTTTTATTGCTACTCTTATCGTCAGCTATCCCGGAGCAGATAAACTATCAGGGCTTTGGTATCCAATAGGAGTAGCATGTCTTTCACTCATCATAGGAACATTATATATAAATAATAACAACAAAAAATATGAATAG
- a CDS encoding cyclic nucleotide-binding domain-containing protein, which translates to MWKKIKKIFEKPITQEKNIISLIQSTTLFRYLTKEEILTIIPHLYVRNYVKNEVVYFRTDPSKALYIIKKGTVAMKIDVNEHLLEVMQIKDGQLFGENTILKNAKRLLSAVVVSENAEIYAIPYLKLQEVFQRHGSIKIKVINAFAEKYNERISQTIHIFEKKKIDISDIASIFEI; encoded by the coding sequence ATGTGGAAAAAAATAAAAAAAATTTTTGAAAAACCAATCACACAAGAGAAAAATATAATATCTTTAATACAATCCACCACTCTATTTAGATACCTTACAAAGGAAGAAATCCTTACTATAATTCCACATTTATACGTCCGAAATTATGTAAAAAATGAAGTGGTATATTTTAGAACCGATCCCAGCAAAGCTCTTTATATAATAAAAAAAGGGACAGTCGCCATGAAAATAGATGTAAACGAACATCTTTTAGAAGTAATGCAGATAAAAGATGGGCAGCTGTTTGGAGAAAATACCATTCTTAAAAATGCAAAAAGGTTATTATCTGCTGTTGTTGTTTCTGAAAACGCCGAAATTTACGCTATTCCTTATTTAAAACTACAAGAGGTATTCCAACGTCACGGTTCTATAAAGATAAAAGTAATAAATGCCTTTGCAGAGAAGTATAACGAGCGAATATCTCAGACTATTCATATCTTTGAAAAAAAAAAAATAGATATAAGCGATATAGCGTCTATTTTTGAAATCTAA
- the mutL gene encoding DNA mismatch repair endonuclease MutL: MNIIRLLPDSVANQIAGGQVIQSPNCVVKELLENSIDAGAEDIQVIIKDGGKTLIQIIDNGSGMSETDAKMCFERHATSKIYRSEDINNIRTFGFRGEALAAISAVSHVEMLTAQEGNQMGTLVFIEGSKLLKIEPAAAQKGTSISVKNLFFNIPGRRKSLERDFHKGFSSIREEFIRVALAYPEKKFSLHHNDSDSLILFPETLLERICHIFANQKQKEYQKQLISIREENSELEIKGYIGTPELVNQKRNKQYIFINKRYIKSPYLNNAIERAYEYVIPKDRHPIYFLFFSLDPHKIDININPQKDEVKFDDEKLIYSILHASIKFALNNNYGRDTINFEKDTNFQYYSSLIQNKNKHIQDRHIADKIEQWEKFYVESQKERLYPLHEVEKELLEYDASPTKIITSSQEKKNELKATLFQLENGLVCKQIKNGIMFVHPQYAHERILYEKYIENIQEGNSVSQKMLFPEKISLSDKDFEVFLEIKEYFEKIGFSFDVKMKKQDNIIFINAHPLDMTHTHEATLLKDFIEEIKYEDATELERKKVMVAKSLAKKTSLTIHKKITKEEAEYLIERLFLCENSAYSPYGKPTYKIIDESTLEEYF, encoded by the coding sequence ATGAATATAATACGGCTTTTACCTGATTCTGTTGCTAATCAAATAGCCGGAGGTCAAGTTATTCAAAGTCCTAATTGTGTAGTAAAAGAGCTTTTAGAAAACAGTATAGATGCGGGAGCAGAAGATATACAAGTAATAATAAAAGATGGAGGCAAGACTCTCATACAAATAATTGATAATGGCTCTGGTATGTCAGAGACAGATGCCAAAATGTGTTTTGAGCGCCATGCTACATCTAAAATTTATCGCAGTGAAGACATCAACAATATCAGAACATTTGGATTTAGAGGAGAAGCTTTAGCGGCAATATCTGCTGTATCGCACGTAGAGATGCTTACCGCACAGGAAGGAAATCAAATGGGAACACTGGTTTTCATAGAAGGGTCTAAACTTCTCAAAATAGAACCCGCAGCGGCTCAAAAAGGAACTTCTATATCTGTTAAAAATCTTTTTTTTAACATACCAGGTCGACGTAAATCTTTAGAAAGGGACTTTCATAAAGGTTTTAGTAGCATAAGAGAAGAATTTATAAGAGTAGCATTAGCATACCCCGAAAAGAAATTTTCTCTTCATCATAATGATAGTGATTCTTTAATTCTCTTTCCCGAAACTCTTTTAGAAAGAATATGTCATATTTTTGCAAATCAAAAACAAAAAGAGTATCAAAAGCAACTCATATCTATTCGTGAAGAAAATTCCGAATTAGAAATAAAAGGATATATAGGAACTCCCGAACTCGTGAACCAAAAAAGAAATAAACAGTACATATTTATCAACAAAAGATATATAAAAAGTCCCTATCTCAATAATGCTATAGAAAGAGCTTACGAATACGTTATACCCAAAGATAGGCATCCTATATATTTCCTGTTTTTTTCTCTAGATCCGCATAAAATAGACATAAATATAAATCCTCAAAAGGACGAAGTAAAGTTTGATGATGAAAAACTTATCTATTCTATACTCCATGCATCTATAAAATTTGCTCTCAACAATAACTACGGGAGAGATACTATAAATTTTGAAAAAGACACTAATTTTCAATACTACAGCTCTTTGATTCAAAATAAAAATAAACACATACAAGACAGGCATATAGCTGATAAAATAGAACAGTGGGAAAAATTCTATGTAGAATCCCAAAAAGAAAGGTTGTATCCTCTTCATGAAGTAGAAAAGGAATTATTAGAATATGATGCTTCACCTACAAAAATAATAACGAGTTCGCAAGAGAAGAAAAATGAACTCAAAGCTACTCTATTTCAGTTAGAAAACGGGCTTGTATGCAAACAAATAAAAAATGGTATCATGTTTGTGCATCCACAATATGCTCATGAAAGAATTTTATATGAAAAATACATCGAAAATATACAAGAAGGGAATAGTGTTTCTCAAAAAATGCTTTTTCCTGAAAAAATTTCTCTATCAGATAAAGATTTTGAGGTGTTTTTAGAGATAAAAGAATATTTTGAAAAAATTGGGTTTTCTTTTGATGTAAAAATGAAAAAACAAGATAATATTATTTTCATAAATGCCCATCCTTTAGATATGACGCATACACATGAGGCAACTCTTTTAAAAGATTTTATAGAGGAAATAAAATACGAAGATGCTACCGAATTAGAAAGAAAAAAAGTAATGGTAGCAAAGTCACTTGCAAAAAAAACATCTCTCACGATTCATAAAAAAATAACAAAAGAAGAGGCGGAATATCTGATAGAAAGGTTATTTCTGTGCGAAAACTCTGCATATTCTCCATACGGAAAACCTACTTATAAGATAATAGATGAAAGCACTCTAGAAGAGTATTTTTAG
- a CDS encoding ion channel — protein MTHNHAQKQEVGFGITQITDQRLMNSDGSSNFSKVGLPWYKTSSFYHFCISLSWLQFLLSVVILFLGINLIFTVVYFIIGAGHLVGLHYSNVIGVLFEIYFFSVQTLTTVGYGRVNPVGVLTNFIASFQTLVGLLFFSVITGLMYARFSKPRAFFLYSKNVLFSPYKDGYALMFRLANKLKYSIINVKVEITLSIIEKGENEQLRRNFYTPISLERQQIQFFPASWTIVHPIDASSPLYGLSWEEIQYSQLEIFVLISGFDETFDQQVHSKRSYHVSETVWGAKFEKMILIDHLGRNAADLSKIDLFEKAPIYTP, from the coding sequence ATGACTCATAATCACGCTCAGAAACAAGAAGTAGGTTTTGGAATTACTCAAATAACAGACCAAAGATTGATGAACTCTGATGGTTCCTCTAATTTTAGCAAAGTAGGACTCCCTTGGTATAAGACGAGTAGTTTTTACCATTTTTGTATTTCTCTTTCTTGGTTACAGTTCTTGCTATCGGTAGTAATATTGTTTTTAGGGATAAACCTTATTTTTACCGTGGTATACTTTATTATTGGGGCAGGTCATTTAGTGGGACTACATTATTCTAATGTAATAGGGGTTCTGTTTGAGATATATTTTTTTTCTGTCCAAACCCTTACGACCGTTGGCTATGGAAGAGTGAATCCTGTTGGAGTTCTTACTAATTTTATTGCTTCCTTTCAGACGTTGGTAGGGTTATTATTTTTTTCTGTTATTACGGGCTTAATGTATGCACGGTTTTCTAAACCGCGTGCTTTTTTTCTGTATAGTAAAAATGTTTTATTTTCTCCTTATAAAGATGGGTACGCTCTTATGTTTCGACTTGCAAATAAACTGAAATATAGCATTATCAATGTGAAGGTGGAAATCACTTTATCTATTATTGAGAAGGGAGAGAACGAACAATTACGAAGAAATTTTTATACTCCTATTTCTTTGGAAAGACAACAGATTCAATTTTTTCCCGCGAGTTGGACCATAGTTCATCCGATAGATGCTTCCAGTCCTTTGTATGGGTTATCTTGGGAGGAAATTCAATATTCTCAACTAGAAATTTTTGTTTTAATCAGCGGTTTTGATGAAACATTTGACCAGCAGGTACATTCTAAACGTTCTTACCATGTTTCTGAAACTGTTTGGGGAGCTAAATTTGAAAAGATGATTTTGATAGACCATTTAGGAAGAAATGCGGCAGATCTCAGTAAAATAGATTTGTTTGAAAAAGCACCTATTTATACCCCATAA